One window of the Vigna radiata var. radiata cultivar VC1973A chromosome 1, Vradiata_ver6, whole genome shotgun sequence genome contains the following:
- the LOC106765954 gene encoding transcription factor BEE 1 has protein sequence MAEFTENLQLQTIRPSSFPFLDIDPSMELINQFIGINQHVIDNSNLTMHNLMPFSCDTFLGPQEPEFPGNLDENFPALVHHVNHNALPVSLPIFQAENEIHEGKKRKSVDLPETSSANSTPAVSETGSKIKQSSGKGKRAKSNVTEEEKAKEVVHVRARRGQATDSHSLAERVRRGKINEKLRCLQNIVPGCYKTMGMAVMLDEIINYVQSLQHQVEFLSLKLTAASTFYDFNSETDALETMQRARASEAKELGRYKREGYGGVSCFQPSWPL, from the exons ATGGCTGAATTCACAGAAAATTTGCAACTTCAAACCATTAGACCctcttcttttccattcttaGACATTGATCCAAGCATGGAACTCATAAACCAATTCATTGGGATCAACCAACATGTCATAGACAACTCAAACTTGACTATGCACAACTTGATGCCGTTTTCCTGTGACACCTTCTTGGGCCCTCAAGAACCTGAGTTTCCGGGAAACTTGGACGAAAATTTCCCTGCCCTTGTTCATCATGTCAACCACAATGCACTTCCTGTTTCCCTCCCCATTTTCCAAGCAGAAAATGAGATCCATGAAGGTAAAAAGAGGAAATCGGTGGATCTTCCAGAGACCAGTTCGGCTAACTCAACTCCTGCAGTTTCTGAGACTGGAAGCAAGATAAAACAa AGTTCTGGAAAAGGAAAGAGAGCAAAAAGCAATGTGACAGAAGAAGAGAAAGCAAAGGAAGTGGTCCATGTGAGAGCCAGAAGAGGTCAAGCTACAGATAGTCACAGTTTAGCAGAAAgg GTTAGAAGAGGGAAAATCAATGAGAAACTAAGGTGCTTACAGAATATTGTTCCGGGATGTTACAAG ACCATGGGTATGGCAGTAATGTTGGACGAAATCATAAACTATGTGCAGTCCCTGCAGCATCAAGTAGAG TTCCTTTCTCTGAAGCTTACTGCAGCAAGTACCTTTTATGACTTCAATTCCGAGACAGATGCTTTAGAAACAATGCAG AGAGCAAGAGCATCAGAGGCAAAAGAGTTAGGGAGGTATAAGAGAGAAGGGTATGGAGGAGTTTCTTGCTTTCAACCAAGTTGGCCACTTTGA